TAAGACAAACTTGCCCATATGGGAAATATCAAACATGCCAACGCGATCGCGGACAGCTCGGTGTTCTTGGGTAATGCCACTAAATTGCACCGGCATTTGCCAACCCGCAAACGGCACCATGCGGGCCTGGTCATGGAGAGAATATAGCGGAGTTTGGTATAGCACGCTACGGTCGGAATCAGTCATAACCCAAAATACTCATCAACCTGACGCCACAGTATTTCATATCCAGGCCGAGAACACAATTTTCATGGGGGCTCTCGTTGGCCATGTTCTATTAATGCTCTGTAAGATCCGTCAACGCTTTATCAAGGATGCGTAGAGAACATCAGTGGGGACATTTTTCCTAGGGGAGTGATCAAGGCTCCCTAGGAGACACCGATGGGACATCATCTTTGGGGAAGCGATCGCTCTTGATTCAGAATCTCCGCAGAGATAAAACCCAGCAGTGTGAAGAGACCTTAGAGGAAATATAAAGTTTCTGAATGGTTAGCGTAATTCCTACAATTGTTACCGAATGTATTCAATACCATGGGGGTACTCTACGGGGATTTGCCTAGTCGATTTCCAATTTACATCCTAGGACAACCTATCTAGTTCGTTGGCGATTGGCAAAGACCAACGTCTAGACCTGCTTGATCGTTCAAGGACGAACAGTGCTGAGTCTAGAGGTTGGCGGCGCAGCCAGATCTTGTGCTTTTTGTGCAAGCTATAGCCAAACTTCAATGATGTTGTGGTCTCACGCTCTCAATGATGGTGGGCATTACGCTCAATTCTTCCTAAACTTGGAGAATCAGAAGGGGCGTCTAGACCACAGTCAAACCGTACAAGCTCATCCGTTCTAGATCTATATATTCATGGCGTAGCTGAACCGCACGAGTCGTCCTTCGCTTACCATGAGTAACTGAAGAATCATCTAGGCGTTAGTTTTGGTACTGATGTCGTGGTTCTAACTGGGTCATGCTTGTCTCCTGAATGGGAGGATGCATAGAACGATATGCTGTTCGGAAGGAGCTTGGTATGAGACGGTATAGGGACGTTGGAGCGAGCCATATCATGTGGTATCCCTCTCCTATTTTGGGAATCTTAAGGCTAGGTTTCTTCGTTGCGGTTTGATTTCCGACCTTTCGCTTGCTACACCCAGACACCAGAGCATGATGATTGCTAAATCTGAAAACCCGGACTATCCAGTAACCGTATCAGACCAGACTGCCATGGTTGTGATGCCAGAAATGTTTACTGTGAATCAGGCAGTGTCCTTTAAGCAAGCATTCCAGAGCGTCTGCCAGGATATCCCCTCCCTGACTCAAGCAAAGCTTGATTTCCGTCAAACGACGTTTATTGACAGCAGTGGGATTGGCGCACTGATTAGTGCTTTGAGAACCGCTCAACAGCAGGGCGTTCAGCTTAAACTCTTTAATGTATCCAGCCAGGTGATGATGGCACTCGCCATGACGGATCTGGATAAAATTTTTGAAATTGAGCAATCGACCGGTATCGCGCAGGATCTGAAAGCACGCCCCAGTCGAGACCAGCAGCCCCATCCCACTCATCCATCGATTACATCGCCGACCAAACGTGTGATTGATATTGTAGGAGCTCTTGTCGGTTTGACGATTACTGGTGTGCTGCTGATCCCCATTGCGATCGCCATTCAGCTTGATGATCCAGGGCCCCTCTTTTTTGGGCAAGTGCGCTGCTCTTGGATGGGCAAGCGTTTTAGAATGTGGAAATTTCGTTCGATGGTGGCGAACGCAGAAGCCCTGAAGCACCAAGTTGAGAATCAGGTAAGTGGGCCGTTGTTTAAGAATGCCAATGATCCTCGCATTACCCGAGTGGGACGGTTTCTCAGACGGACTAGTTTAGATGAACTGCCTCAGTTTCTCAATGTATTAAAAGGGGATATGAGTTTAGTGGGGACTCGTCCGCCCACCCCAGATGAAATTGAAATGTATGAAATTCCCCAGTGGCAGCGGTTAGATGTCAAGCCTGGTATGACGGGTGAATGGCAGGTGAATGGTCGCTCGTCGGTTACCAGTTTTGAGGATGTCATTCGTCTTGACTTGAAGTATCAACAAAACTGGAGCCTCTGGTACGACATCCAGCTCATTTTGAAAACCATTGCCGTTTTATTCAACAAGAAGTCTGGTGCGATGTAGAAGGCTGCTGGGGTTGTTGCGACGACTCAAGTAGGCCAGCAGACCTATGAGGAGGACGATGCCGGTCGTGTATTTTACGGCATTGGGAATAGCTGGGTTGGGCGAGAAGAAGCCTTCAATCACGCCAGCCACGATCAACATAGGAACGACACCATAGACAAGCCGGGCTGCAAGTAGCCCGTATTTTTTTAGGGCATCTACTCGACGATAGATGCCCGGAAATAGGAGTGCCCGTCCTAAGAGAAGTCCTGCACCTCCAGCGAGGAAAATAGCCGGCAGCTCTAGGGCTCCATGGGGAAATACGAAGGCCCAAAATGGCCAAGCTAGCCCATTCTGTCCAACTAGCGCCCCGATGGAGCCCAAAAATAGTCCATTGAAGATCAGAATATAGACGGTGAATAGCCCGCCGGTCATACCGCCAGCCACGGCATTGAAGGACACCCGCAGATTATTGATCATAATGTTGCTAGAGGCTAGGGGCTCTACACCTAGAATGCTGCCCATCCACAACTCACCACGGCGTACCATGGTGATCAGGTCACTAGGAACCAAGATGTCCATGTAGGTTGGGTCATGCCAGGCCAGCCACCAGCTTACGGCGGCAGGAGCAACAAGCAGGAGGGTGCTGAGCAGAATGTAGCCTCGACATTGCTGGACAGTTTCAGGAAACCCTGACTGGATGAATGTGAGCAGCGATCGCCATTCTTGCCGGCGAGAACCTTGGTAGATTTGAGCATAGCCGCGGACTGTCAGGGATTGAAGACGTCGCATGAGATCGGGCCCGAGGTTGTGGGTGCGGGCACGTGCCAGATCTGCAGAGACCGATCGATATAGACTAGCCAGGTTCTGAATATCCTGGGCGGAGAGGGTGCGCAGACCACGACGTTCTGCTTGAGCAAGCAATCCTTCT
This DNA window, taken from Candidatus Obscuribacterales bacterium, encodes the following:
- a CDS encoding sugar transferase, which encodes MMIAKSENPDYPVTVSDQTAMVVMPEMFTVNQAVSFKQAFQSVCQDIPSLTQAKLDFRQTTFIDSSGIGALISALRTAQQQGVQLKLFNVSSQVMMALAMTDLDKIFEIEQSTGIAQDLKARPSRDQQPHPTHPSITSPTKRVIDIVGALVGLTITGVLLIPIAIAIQLDDPGPLFFGQVRCSWMGKRFRMWKFRSMVANAEALKHQVENQVSGPLFKNANDPRITRVGRFLRRTSLDELPQFLNVLKGDMSLVGTRPPTPDEIEMYEIPQWQRLDVKPGMTGEWQVNGRSSVTSFEDVIRLDLKYQQNWSLWYDIQLILKTIAVLFNKKSGAM
- a CDS encoding stage II sporulation protein M gives rise to the protein MDIQRWVAQREKSWQDLEGLLAQAERRGLRTLSAQDIQNLASLYRSVSADLARARTHNLGPDLMRRLQSLTVRGYAQIYQGSRRQEWRSLLTFIQSGFPETVQQCRGYILLSTLLLVAPAAVSWWLAWHDPTYMDILVPSDLITMVRRGELWMGSILGVEPLASSNIMINNLRVSFNAVAGGMTGGLFTVYILIFNGLFLGSIGALVGQNGLAWPFWAFVFPHGALELPAIFLAGGAGLLLGRALLFPGIYRRVDALKKYGLLAARLVYGVVPMLIVAGVIEGFFSPNPAIPNAVKYTTGIVLLIGLLAYLSRRNNPSSLLHRTRLLVE